A window of Cyanobacteria bacterium GSL.Bin1 contains these coding sequences:
- the queA gene encoding tRNA preQ1(34) S-adenosylmethionine ribosyltransferase-isomerase QueA, translating into MKVDSSPLDQKLSSYDYQLPENYIAQTPVTPRDHSRLLVADSPTTHYHQRFYDLPQWLQAGDLLVVNNTKVIPARMYGHKTTGAAVEVLLLEETNPNCWLALVKPGKRLPIGAKIQFFSRQGKQKPILEATVMAKDEATGGRFLQFDRPAQTSLISVLDDYGEIPFPPYVTSRQAQPEQYQTVYAQEQGAIAAPTAGLHFTDELLATLAQKGIAQTEVTLHVGVGTFRPVETETITDHQMHQEWINVPPATVEKIKVTKAQGGRVIAVGTTVVRALEGAVAAQGSLDAFCGKTDLFIYPGYELQVVDGLITNFHLPRSSLLMLVSAFIGRQRLLSLYEDAIAHQYRFYSFGDAMLILGH; encoded by the coding sequence ATGAAAGTTGATTCTTCCCCCTTAGACCAAAAACTGAGTAGTTACGATTACCAACTCCCAGAAAATTATATTGCCCAAACGCCTGTTACCCCTCGCGATCATTCCCGCTTGTTGGTGGCCGATTCCCCCACGACTCATTATCACCAACGTTTTTATGATCTCCCCCAGTGGCTACAAGCTGGGGATTTATTAGTGGTTAACAATACAAAAGTGATTCCAGCGCGAATGTATGGGCACAAAACCACCGGTGCAGCAGTGGAAGTGTTGCTGTTAGAAGAAACCAATCCCAATTGCTGGTTAGCCTTGGTTAAGCCCGGAAAACGCTTGCCAATCGGGGCCAAGATTCAATTTTTTTCCCGTCAAGGAAAACAAAAACCAATTTTGGAAGCCACTGTTATGGCAAAAGATGAGGCAACCGGTGGACGGTTCTTACAGTTTGATCGACCAGCACAAACCTCGTTAATTAGCGTTTTAGACGACTATGGAGAGATTCCTTTTCCCCCTTATGTGACTTCTCGCCAAGCCCAACCCGAACAATATCAGACGGTTTATGCCCAAGAACAAGGCGCGATCGCGGCACCCACTGCTGGCTTACATTTTACCGATGAGTTATTAGCGACGTTAGCACAGAAGGGAATTGCCCAAACCGAAGTGACGCTTCATGTGGGAGTGGGAACGTTTCGCCCTGTGGAAACCGAAACGATTACGGATCATCAGATGCACCAAGAATGGATTAATGTTCCCCCAGCAACAGTCGAGAAAATTAAGGTAACGAAAGCGCAAGGTGGACGGGTAATTGCAGTAGGAACAACGGTGGTGCGCGCTTTAGAAGGGGCAGTGGCTGCCCAGGGCAGTCTCGATGCGTTTTGTGGCAAAACGGATTTATTTATCTATCCGGGTTATGAGTTACAAGTGGTAGATGGTTTGATTACCAACTTTCATTTACCGCGTTCGAGTTTATTGATGTTGGTGAGTGCGTTTATTGGACGTCAACGGTTATTATCGTTGTATGAAGACGCGATCGCGCATCAGTATCGTTTTTATTCTTTTGGCGATGCGATGTTAATTCTTGGTCATTAG